The following DNA comes from Sediminitomix flava.
TTTGAAGTTTTATAGAGGAGACATTAAGATAAGTCGTCTACTTTTTCACATTAAAGATGTAAACTAAATGAATTTTTGGGAAAAACTAACACCCTATTCGGTTAAACAAGCACTTTTCACACACGATCAATTCGGAAGTCAAGTCCTTTTTCCAAAAAGTGAAGAAGAACTAAAAGATGTAGATGTTGCACTATTAGGAGTGGAGGAATATCGAGGAAGAGGTAATCAAAAAAGATTAGCCTCTCATGCTATGGAAAGAATAAGACAAAAGATTTATTCTTTGCAAAAATCTACAGCTCCCATTCAAGTAGCCGATCTCGGTAATCTTGAAATAGGAGAAGAACTCAGTGACACTTATCAATCTCTTACCACTGTTTGTGAAGAGCTTTTCAAAAGGAATATTTTTCCAATCATTATAGGAGGAAGTCAAGATCTTACTTTACCCTTGAGTAAATCCTTGATGCATTCGCTAGATGCTTCTATTAGTATCTTAGGAATAGATAATTCTCTCAATGGGAATAAGGATGATGTTCTCAATAAATCTTTTCTTAATCACATTCTTGATTGGGAAGGTGAAGAATACATCGACTACCATCATATTGGCTACCAAAGGTATATCACCCAACTCGAAATGATGGAAAAAGTGAGAGCTAGACAGGGTGAACTTCTTAGTATCGGAATGTTTAGGGATGAAAAAGAAGAAGTAGAGCCTCTGATTCGTAGTTGTGAATTTATCAGCTTCGATCTATCTGCTATCAAGAAAATGGAAGGTGGGGCTAGTCCATACAGCAATTTATTTGGTTTTAAAGCCGAAGAAGCTTGTCAACTCTGCTGGTATGCAGGCATGAGTGATAAACTTAAAATGATGGGCTTTTTTGAATATGATCAAGCCTTTGACATTAACGACACTGGGATTGATGCTCTTGCCGTCATGACATGGTACCTCATTGAAGGTCTAGCGCATCGAAAAATAGAACCTAGTTTTTCATCATCAAGACAC
Coding sequences within:
- a CDS encoding arginase family protein produces the protein MNFWEKLTPYSVKQALFTHDQFGSQVLFPKSEEELKDVDVALLGVEEYRGRGNQKRLASHAMERIRQKIYSLQKSTAPIQVADLGNLEIGEELSDTYQSLTTVCEELFKRNIFPIIIGGSQDLTLPLSKSLMHSLDASISILGIDNSLNGNKDDVLNKSFLNHILDWEGEEYIDYHHIGYQRYITQLEMMEKVRARQGELLSIGMFRDEKEEVEPLIRSCEFISFDLSAIKKMEGGASPYSNLFGFKAEEACQLCWYAGMSDKLKMMGFFEYDQAFDINDTGIDALAVMTWYLIEGLAHRKIEPSFSSSRHKQFLVPVDSSSDHMLIFYQSMTSGKWWMEVKDEDDLSEAGKCRKSIVPCSHKDYSMAVNGKLPPRWLRAVQRLKASK